The following nucleotide sequence is from Roseivirga sp. BDSF3-8.
ATACTATAATGTGTGGCTCTTCATTAGCTTTCTCCAAAGGTGTTGCATAGGTGACCACATATGCCATAGCCTTAAGTTTATCGCTTTCAGGGTCTTTATAAATCACATACCAGTCGTCGGGAGAGTCACCGATACCCTTCTTAAAGGTGAGTTTATGACGATTATATTCCTGCCCCATTAATTCTTCTTCCTCCATTTCCTGCCATAATGTGCCGGGGTCGCGGAATTTCATGGGTGCGGCGAGGAAATAGGGCCAGGTGCGAAGGTGAAAGCGTGCACCGCTGAAGGAGGATGTATCGGGGCTGACCCATGCTTTTTGACCATCCCATACCAGGCGGGTGCCATCCTCCAGTTCTATGCGGACCCGGCCTACACTCGTCTCAGCCACCATACTACCATTCAGACGCTCATTCCCACTAAATACGACACGAATATCTGCTTTAATGGCTTTTTTATTCTTCCATCTCTCTAGTCCATGCGCTGTGCCTATAGCATTCGCAAAAGCGGCTTTGTTGGATTTGGATGTGTCTGGTGATACGGCCTCTTCAGGGGTAGTGTGCGAGGGTGCCTGGTTTTCAGAAGAACTTCTTTCACATGCCATTGTCAGGCATAGGATATACAATAGGAGTATGTGCCGTAGAGTACTCATATATGAATAATAGTGGTGTTAAAAGATGCGTGTAAATATGAACGTTATTATCTGTATTCTGTTAGTTAAGTTACAGCTAATGACCTTTATGTCGTTAGGCAGTCACCTGGCTCCGCAGTATCCTATCTTTTCACTGCCGGAATTTCAATTAAGCTTTAAATTTGCTATTTTTGCGCTCCTCTTGGAAAATGTCTTTTTTTCAGGGGGTATATATTTATTTTAAATCAAATCCCCGGTTTAATGCCCTGGAAACCGGCGGTGTACAAAAGGGCTTTATTATTTCTTATGGCTAATTCTCAGCAAGAGCAAGAATTCAATTGGGATGATCTCGAATCGAAAGGTTTCGGCGAGGGCTATTCCAAGGAAGATCGTCAGAAAATGGCGGAAATGTATGACGACACCCTCACTCAGGTTAATGAAAACGAAGTGGTGGAGGGTACCGTTGTAGGGATTAACAGCCGCGATGTAATTCTTAACATCGGGTTCAAATCCGACGGTTTGGTTTCTGCCTCCGAATTCCGTGACACACCTGATCTTAAGATCGGTGACACTGTAGAAGTTTATGTAGAAGAGCAGGAAAACTCTCTCGGACAGCTTGTGCTATCTCGCCGCAAGGCTAAGATCGTTAAGGCATGGGAGAAAATCACTAGCGCTCTGGAAAACGACGAGGTTATCGAAGGTACTGTTAAACGCCGTACTAAAGGTGGTCTTATCGTTGACATTTACGGTGTGGAAGCATTCCTTCCTGGTTCACAGATCGACGTAAAGCCTATACGCGACTTCGATCAGTATGTGGGCAAGAAGATGGAAGTGAAAGTTGTGAAGATCAACTACGCCAACGACAACGTAGTAGTATCTCACAAAGTCCTAATCGAGAAAGACCTCGAAAAGCAGAAAGCCGAAATCCTCAACAACCTGGAAAGAGGCCAGGTACTGGAGGGCGTTATCAAGAACATGACGAACTTCGGTGTGTTCATCGACCTTGGTGGCGTGGACGGTCTGCTTCACATTACAGATATTTCATGGGGACGTATCAATCATCCCGAAGAAGTGCTTAACCTCGATCAGAAAGTCAACATTGTTGTGCTTGACTTTGATGACGACAAGAAGCGTATCTCTCTGGGCATGAAGCAGCTTACTCCTCATCCTTGGGATTCACTTGGTGAAGAGATGCAAGTTGGTTCCAAAGTGAAAGGACGTATCGTGAACGTTGCCGATTACGGTGCATTCCTCGAGATCATGCCAGGCGTGGAAGGACTTATTCACGTAAGCGAAATGAGCTGGTCTCAGCACCTCAGAAATCCTCAGGATTTCATCAGCATCGGAGACGAGCTGGAGGCTGTTGTTCTTACTCTGGATCGCGATGATCGTAAGATGTCTCTGGGTATCAAGCAGCTTACTGAAGATCCCTGGACTAAAGAGGACGTGCTTACTAAATATGCTGTTGGTACACGCCACACAGGTATTGTACGTAATCTTACTAACTTCGGCCTGTTCATCGAGCTTGAAGAAGGTATCGACGGCCTGGTACACGTATCAGACCTAAGCTGGACTAAGAAGATCAAGCACCCTAGTGAATTCACTAAAGTAGGTGAAGAGCTGGAAGTACAGGTACTTGAGCTTGACGTTGATAATCGTCGTCTGGCCCTTGGTCACAAGCAGCTTGAGGAGAACCCTTGGGACACATTCGAGTCAGTATTCCCTGTTGGTTCAGTACACAAGGCTACTGTTCTTGGACGCAATGATAAAGGGGCTACGCTTGAGCTTCCTTATGGTATTGAAGGATTCGCTCCTGCTAAAACTCTCAGCAAAGAGGACGGTGGCAACATCGAAGCTGGCGAGACTCTTGATTTCCGTGTAATTGAGTTCTCTAAAGACGATCGTCGTATTGTACTGTCTCACTCGGCTGTATACAACGAGGATGAAGTAGTGAAGCCTTCTGCGAAGAAGAAAGCTTCCGGTGGCAGCAAGAAAAAAGGCAAAGGTGGAGACAAGGCAGCCGAAGGCGAGAAGTCTACACTTGGTGACCTTACTGCTCTTGCTCAGCTTAAAGAGCAAATGCAGGGCGGCGGAAGCAGCAAGCCTGAAGCTCAGGAATCCGGTACTACTCCCGAGGCTGACAAAACCGAAAAGGTGAAGTCAGAAGCTCGTGACATGGACAAGGACCAGATAGAAGCGGAAGCTAAAACTGAAGAAGCCTCTACTACTCAGGACGTTGAAACTGCAAAGGAAAACGTAGAGAAGGCTGAGGACAAAACAGAAGACGATTCAGAGGATAAAAAGTAATCTTCTGATAGACTGATATTTGCAAAAAGGCGCCTGAGGCGCCTTTTTGTTTTCTGCACTGAGTTGAAAATTATTCTGAAAAATTATCCTGCAGGATTTGATGGGAAGGGCATAAATACATACATTTGCAATCCCCTACAGAAAAAGGGTCGTGTGGCCGAGTGGCTAGGCAGAGCTCTGCAAAAGCTCGTACAGCGGTTCGAATCCGCTCGCGACCTCTGAAAAGCCCGGTTTTTACCGGGCTTTTTTCATTTCTACGCTTTGTTATCGTTTTTTTACCCCGAGTACGCCCAGTAGTCCCCTGGCGAGTTCCCGCATAACGGTTCTGCCTAGTTGCCTTACCATTGTATTTTTGCTCAGGCTTTCCATCCAATTAGATTCTGACCGGCTACTTCTTTTTCCTCCGTTATGGGGCTGTCGGGCATCCTGCCATTGCTGATCCATTTTTTCCTTGTGTGCCTCAGCCGCAGCAACTTCCAGCTTCTTTTTCAGGATTTCGTGAGCGCTTTCTCTGTCAATGTCTTTTTCATATTTTACAAGCAGCTTGCTTTGCCCTTCTATTTCCTTCACTTCACCCGGAGAAAGGGCATCCATACGGCTTGCCGGGGCGCGAAGCATGGTTGCGGCCAGGGGAGAAGGTCTGCCTTTTTCGTCGAGGGCTGTTACCAGTGCCTCTCCAATGCCCATGCTTGTAAGGAGGGTAGCGGTGTCATAATGATCGGAAAGGGGAAAGTTCTCTGCTGATTTTTTTATGGATTTACGGTCTTTTGCTGTAAAGGCCCTGAGGGCATGTTGTACCTTAAGGCCTAACTGTCCCAGTACTTCGTCGGGGATGTCATCGGGGCTTTGTGTACAGAAGAATATACCTACTCCCTTGGATCTGATAAGCTTGATGATGGACTGAAGTTGCTGCAATAGTGCTTTACTGCTTTCGGAAAAGACCAAATGAGCTTCATCAATGAAAAGACATAGCTTTGGTTTATCAAGGTCGCCCTCCTCAGGAAAGGTACTGTACACTTCGGCAAACAGGCTAAGCATAAAGGTAGAGAAGAGCTTGGGCCTGTCCTGCAGGTCTGTCAGCCGCAGTACATTGATAACGCCCATGCCTTCCGGGTTTTTCCGGCACAGGTCTTCCGGATCAAATGAAGGCTCACCGAAGAACCGATCTGCCTTTTGCTGCTCCAGTTCTATAATTTTTCTTAGAATGGCAGATGCAGTGGATGCGGCTATACGGCCATATTCTTTTTTGAAATCTTCATTGCCATTATGTGTTATGTATTTCAAAACTTCCTTTACATCGTCGAGATCAATTAAAGGCCACTGATTATCATCACAGTATTTAAATAGTAGGGCCATGACTCCGGACTGTGTATCATTCAGGTCCAGTATTTTACTGAATAGTATGGGGCCAAACTCTGAAACTGTAGCTCTGAGCCGGATACCTGGTTCTTCTGAAAGAGAGAGGAACTCTACCGGGTAGGCGGTGGGGGTAAAGGTTAGGCCGAGCTTACTATTCCGTCCCTCCAGTTTTGGGTTGGGTTCAGCAGCCTTGGCCAGCCCGCTCAGGTCCCCCTTAAGGTCCATTAGCAAAGAGGGGACACCGGCACGACTAAGCTGTTCTGCAATGACTTGAAGGGTTTTGGTCTTTCCGGTTCCGGTAGCACCGGCAATTAGTCCATGACGGTTCATTGTTTTTAGAGCAAGGTGAATTTGCGTGTCTTCCAATGGCTGGCTATCGTAAAGGGCCGCGCCTAATACAATGGTTTCTCCCTTGTGTGCATAGCCGGAAGATATTTCCTGTTTGAAAGTTTCCTGAGACATGAGGCCTTAATGTGGTGTATAAAAAAAGGAGGCCTTTGCCTCCTCTGTTGCTTTATAGAGGGCTGTTTTTAGTGACTCACCATTGGTTCAAGCTCCTTTGCATGGTTTACAAAGCCTTGCACCTGTGATTCTGAAGGTATTTGGCGAACTAGTTTCTTTTGCTCATTAACCTCTGCCATTTTTTTGTGAAGATTGGCTGCTACCCGGTTACGCAGTTCTTTCACTGTGTCTACCCCGGCAGCCTCCAGCAATTCGGATATCTCCTCGCCTACGCCTTTTATTCTGAATAAATCTGCCATGTTAACAAACTTGAGGATTCTCTTCTCCTCAATACCGGTTTCTTCGGCTAGTTTTTTTCTTCCGGGCTTAGTACCTCCGGCCTTGAGAAGACCTTCCGTAGTTTTTATACCGGCCGCATTCAGCTTTTCAGTCAGGGCGGGTCCGATGCCCTCTATACTACTTATTGAAGCCATAAAGATTATTATAAGATTGATAACTAGATTACTTTCCGAATAAGCCACCGAGCATATTGCCGGCATTGCCTTTTAAGGCAGAGAAGATAGCCTCTGAGCCCATTCCTTTAAAGATTTCCATAAGGCCATCAGCCCCTGACTTGTCAGACTGCTGAAATTTGGCGCTAATGGTATTGATGAGAGTGGGAACGACTGTCTTGCTTATGGTAGCGGCCATGCTGTCAGGAAGGTTTAGATATGAGACGAGTTTGTTAGCTAACAAATTGCCTATTTTCTTTACGATAGGGTTATTAGCCATATCCGATTTACCTCCGAACAAGCTTAAGAGGCCGTCAAGGTTACCCCCGCTTGCTTCAACTTTTACAACTTCCTGTACGGATTTGCCGGCAAGCTCCACTGCTTTGTCCCGCTGACTTTGGTTTAGCCCCTGTTCACTTAGTTTGTCTCCAATAGATTCTTTTACCTGGGTTAAGATTTGATCCAGCATGACTTGGTAGGTTTAATGGTTGTTACGCGCTAATTAATTTATAAAAAAAATCAAAACACATCATTAACCTTACGTAATTATTACATCCTAATGGAAGGTAAGTGCACTGACTAAGTGGCAGCCCCTATGGGGCTTAGGGTGTCTAAATGGCAGTTTGTTATATATATTTAGCTGTAAATCAGATCATTGAAATTTTTGGTATGTACTTTGCTTTTATATGTTCGATATGAATAGAGAAGCGAATATGAACATACTTTCAAATAAAGATATACTTAGTCAGATTGCCGATTTCACTGATTTCTCGAACACTATAGGCGGTGGTCGTGTAGGTGTGAAATTTCAGGTGACGGAATACGATGAGTACAAGCATATCGAAGTTAAGGCTCCCTCTGTGTCTGCTGAAAATATGAAGGTGAATATTGAGGACGGAGCATT
It contains:
- a CDS encoding DUF4332 domain-containing protein; its protein translation is MASISSIEGIGPALTEKLNAAGIKTTEGLLKAGGTKPGRKKLAEETGIEEKRILKFVNMADLFRIKGVGEEISELLEAAGVDTVKELRNRVAANLHKKMAEVNEQKKLVRQIPSESQVQGFVNHAKELEPMVSH
- the rpsA gene encoding 30S ribosomal protein S1, giving the protein MANSQQEQEFNWDDLESKGFGEGYSKEDRQKMAEMYDDTLTQVNENEVVEGTVVGINSRDVILNIGFKSDGLVSASEFRDTPDLKIGDTVEVYVEEQENSLGQLVLSRRKAKIVKAWEKITSALENDEVIEGTVKRRTKGGLIVDIYGVEAFLPGSQIDVKPIRDFDQYVGKKMEVKVVKINYANDNVVVSHKVLIEKDLEKQKAEILNNLERGQVLEGVIKNMTNFGVFIDLGGVDGLLHITDISWGRINHPEEVLNLDQKVNIVVLDFDDDKKRISLGMKQLTPHPWDSLGEEMQVGSKVKGRIVNVADYGAFLEIMPGVEGLIHVSEMSWSQHLRNPQDFISIGDELEAVVLTLDRDDRKMSLGIKQLTEDPWTKEDVLTKYAVGTRHTGIVRNLTNFGLFIELEEGIDGLVHVSDLSWTKKIKHPSEFTKVGEELEVQVLELDVDNRRLALGHKQLEENPWDTFESVFPVGSVHKATVLGRNDKGATLELPYGIEGFAPAKTLSKEDGGNIEAGETLDFRVIEFSKDDRRIVLSHSAVYNEDEVVKPSAKKKASGGSKKKGKGGDKAAEGEKSTLGDLTALAQLKEQMQGGGSSKPEAQESGTTPEADKTEKVKSEARDMDKDQIEAEAKTEEASTTQDVETAKENVEKAEDKTEDDSEDKK
- a CDS encoding helicase HerA-like domain-containing protein, encoding MSQETFKQEISSGYAHKGETIVLGAALYDSQPLEDTQIHLALKTMNRHGLIAGATGTGKTKTLQVIAEQLSRAGVPSLLMDLKGDLSGLAKAAEPNPKLEGRNSKLGLTFTPTAYPVEFLSLSEEPGIRLRATVSEFGPILFSKILDLNDTQSGVMALLFKYCDDNQWPLIDLDDVKEVLKYITHNGNEDFKKEYGRIAASTASAILRKIIELEQQKADRFFGEPSFDPEDLCRKNPEGMGVINVLRLTDLQDRPKLFSTFMLSLFAEVYSTFPEEGDLDKPKLCLFIDEAHLVFSESSKALLQQLQSIIKLIRSKGVGIFFCTQSPDDIPDEVLGQLGLKVQHALRAFTAKDRKSIKKSAENFPLSDHYDTATLLTSMGIGEALVTALDEKGRPSPLAATMLRAPASRMDALSPGEVKEIEGQSKLLVKYEKDIDRESAHEILKKKLEVAAAEAHKEKMDQQWQDARQPHNGGKRSSRSESNWMESLSKNTMVRQLGRTVMRELARGLLGVLGVKKR